A single Cannabis sativa cultivar Pink pepper isolate KNU-18-1 chromosome 7, ASM2916894v1, whole genome shotgun sequence DNA region contains:
- the LOC133039692 gene encoding zinc finger BED domain-containing protein DAYSLEEPER-like: MDALSNFDRYVRASYRVENMKSELDLYLEENLVPRTEESFDICNYWKVTGLKYPLLSMIAKDVFAVPVSTVASESSFSTGGRHVSPHRSRLHPSTLEALVCTQNWLMTDKKVTINDEDVDVDPTMEPYVVDLDD, encoded by the exons ATGGATGCTCTTTCTAACTTTGACAGATATGTTAGAGCTTCCTATCGAGTAGAAAATATGAAGTCTGAACTAGATTTATATTTGGAGGAGAACTTGGTACCTAGGACTGAAGAGTCATTTGATATATGCAATTATTGGAAGGTGACGGGCCTCAAATACCCTTTGTTGAGTATGATTGCTAAGGATGTGTTTGCTGTGCCTGTTAGCACTGTTGCATCAGAATCTTCATTCAGCACTGGTGGTAGACACGTGAGTCCTCATCGATCGAGACTTCATCCTTCTACATTAGAAGCATTAGTATGCACACAGAATTGGTTGATGACTGACAAAAAAG taacAATAAATGATGAAGATGTTGATGTTGATCCAACAATG gagcCTTACGTTGTTGATCTTGATGATTAG